In a single window of the Leisingera daeponensis DSM 23529 genome:
- a CDS encoding LysR substrate-binding domain-containing protein, with protein sequence MNNLPLSLLRSLAAVHKEGGVRSAAKLLGVEHSAISRALRELELVLGAPLTEPKRRGQGLVLTSQARYLAKATLSAMKDLDQAVTQFRVPTAAKDVTIATLPSIAARWLMPKMQFFREAHPNIDVSIIVDQPRGAAVDPTYDLTLRMGSRSGSSVGVLILGDDVAFPVMAPLLWERLGKPTDVLALKKMRLLHDRDSEVNWVRWKDKNGPVDLVTHIGPRMTSSDLVLQAAELGHGIAICRGRLAASALLSGTLVRPFGELAIPLPSAWWLYEGERAQQRQSVRLVRDWLTAEFASDSHLPSMG encoded by the coding sequence CCGGTCTCTCGCGGCTGTTCACAAAGAAGGCGGTGTGCGCTCTGCTGCAAAATTGCTGGGTGTTGAACACTCTGCCATCAGTCGTGCTCTGCGCGAGTTGGAACTTGTTCTCGGCGCGCCACTCACTGAACCCAAAAGACGAGGTCAGGGATTAGTTCTGACTTCGCAAGCTCGTTATCTCGCCAAAGCTACTTTGTCCGCGATGAAAGACCTGGACCAGGCGGTCACCCAGTTTCGCGTGCCAACGGCTGCCAAGGATGTAACGATAGCAACGCTGCCTTCCATTGCCGCGCGATGGCTTATGCCTAAAATGCAGTTCTTTAGAGAGGCACATCCAAACATAGATGTTTCGATAATTGTTGACCAACCGCGTGGAGCTGCTGTCGACCCGACTTACGATCTTACGCTCCGAATGGGATCTCGATCTGGAAGTTCTGTTGGAGTTCTCATACTAGGAGATGATGTAGCATTCCCAGTGATGGCTCCATTGCTTTGGGAGCGTTTGGGTAAGCCCACTGACGTCTTGGCTTTGAAAAAAATGCGTCTGCTTCATGATCGCGATAGCGAAGTGAACTGGGTGCGATGGAAAGATAAGAATGGGCCTGTCGATCTCGTCACACATATCGGACCACGTATGACGTCTTCCGACCTTGTCTTACAGGCGGCGGAACTGGGCCACGGCATCGCAATCTGTCGAGGAAGGTTGGCAGCTAGCGCGTTACTATCTGGGACATTGGTTCGCCCATTTGGAGAACTTGCGATACCATTACCTTCAGCATGGTGGTTGTATGAAGGGGAGCGGGCCCAACAAAGACAATCAGTACGCTTAGTGCGCGACTGGTTGACAGCAGAATTCGCCAGTGACTCGCATTTGCCTTCAATGGGGTGA